A genomic window from Salvia hispanica cultivar TCC Black 2014 chromosome 5, UniMelb_Shisp_WGS_1.0, whole genome shotgun sequence includes:
- the LOC125189257 gene encoding secreted RxLR effector protein 161-like, whose product MFDAKSASVPLVAHFMLSKDLCPKSQSEVDAMKRIPYANAIGSMMYLMVSTRPNIAYVVSCLSRYMSNPGPVHWEALKWLLRYLKQTAKDKRKSTTSYVFTVCRSCISWKSQLQHIVALSTTESEYIAITEAMKEAVWLKGVLSELKSVVSAGVKQSLRLLVAGEELGFVRTRRLCVEICSVELDLAEVIARKQS is encoded by the exons atgttTGATGCTAAGTCTGCTTCTGTGCCTTTAGTTGCTCATTTTATGTTGAGTAAAGATCTGTGCCCTAAGTCTCAATCTGAAGTTGATGCTATGAAGAGAATTCCCTATGCTAATGCTATTGGATCTATGATGTATTTGATGGTTAGCACTAGGCCTAATATTGCCTATGTTGTTTCATGTCTTAGTAGATACATGTCTAATCCAGGTCCTGTTCATTGGGAAGCTCTGAAATGGCTTCTTAGATACTTGAAGCAAACTGCTAA AGATAAGAGGAAGTCAACTACCTCCTATGTGTTTACAGTGTGTAGGTCTTGCATAAGTTGGAAATCCCAGTTGCAGCACATTGTGGCCTTGTCTACCACTGAGTCAGAGTATATTGCCATCACTGAGGCAATGAAAGAGGCTGTATGGTTAAAGGGAGTGCTTTCTGAACTCAA ATCTGTTGTGAGTGCTGGTGTGAAGCAATCTCTTCGATTGCTTGTTGCTGGAGAGGAACTAGGGTTTGTGAGAACTCGGAGGTTGTGCGTGGAGATTTGTTCAGTGGAACTTGATCTG GCTGAAGTAATCGCTAGGAAGCAGAGTTGA